The genomic interval ACCAGGACCTGGCCCCAACAATTATTTTCCATCAGATTAGGACAAAATTGATATTGGCCTTTatataaaatgttgtgtttgaaAATACCGCACACCTTCCCCACATGATGAAGCTTGATgatgtgggaatgtttttcttcttagtAGAAAGACTAACAAGAAAATTGTCCTAATATACAGTCAGAGCTACAATGCAAAGGTTTAAATCCAAGCAtgttaaagtgtaaaaatggaaaagtccAGATATAAACCCAGCTCAGACAATATGACAAATCCTGTGTCTTGTATAGACACAAATGCTGTCTGTCCTCTCTAGCGGTGATTGTGTTATGTTACTTTAAGCCACTGCCCTACATTACAAAAAAGAATGGGGATAAATGATGGGCCAAGATCTGCAAACCTAGTAAAAACACACCGCAATAACATGCAGCTATTTGTTGCAAAAGTTAAATCTACCAGAATTGAGAAAAGAGGCTACAAATGTACACCACACTACTTCTTTTTactcacaaaacattttgaaaatcttttctttccttccacttcacaggaAGACACTACTTCATGTTGTTCTATCAAGTACAATCTAGGTTGGTGACACAgcaaaaaaatgattaaaaaaactacCCATCATGACTTTGCAATATTTGAGCTCTATTGACATTGGACATGGTGTGAAAAGAGTCGATAGCAGTTATCGCTGAACTTTGGTCTAGCTAGGTATTTTATGGTTGATAATCAGCAATCTAATGGCCTCCAGTAGTTTATGTTACTCAGATGGAGCCAAATTCTGCTCTGCTGAGTCATGGCCGGATTACCCAAAGGCCATCTTTTTAAGAGAGGTGCAAACTAAtaaactatatttatttatgtttctaatTTCATCTGACTTACCAACAGGAGAAATTGTCTTTACTTTCCAACTGACTGCAGCTGCTTGGAGTCCATGACTCCACATGGGCGTAATTACACCTTTCCActaacataaaaacacagtgtAAGTAAATCCAAATACATAACAGTTTATGACTTGTATGTAGGTCAGAATAAGCAAAAGCATTTCTGTACTGATTATTCAGTTGCCTTGCTTCATCACAAACATCTACAAAATGTACAAGCGGAATAACATGTTAAATAATAGTAGTGCTTAAAGTACATATATAGTCTAAAACATCAGTTATGGCAGGGACCCAAAATGGATAGGAAATCTTATTTGCACACCAACGTAATGCTTATTTCTACTCTTGACTAACTTTGCCTGCGACTGCTGGAGGAGTGCAGATTACACCTGCGCTGATCCTGATTCTCGGCCCGTAGAGCTGCCAGGATCTTCAGGGCCGCCTGGGAGAGTGGACCAGCGTACAACCTGCCACTTGACAGCTCCATCTGCTTCCTAACACAGTGTCTGCTTCCTGTTGGTCTTTGGCTCCAGCTTTTACAGGGcaaaagggacaaaaaaatatatttcagtgcTACACAGACCTGAAATCTTAATgaaccaaaccttttgaaaaaactgATCCCCTCCTCGCCTTTGGTGGAgttgcaccaagaaccactgaagcaaatccctttttttaaaaagggatttGCTTCTTTGTGATTTTAAGATCACaaagatcttaaaaaaaatatgtgtgggaacaaaattataaatattaacaCTCCATGTTGATTCAACTGAATTTTAATTAACAGATAAACATAAACAAGTCGAGTAGGATAACAGGAAGATATGGATAtgaaacaaagttgttttttttgttagcttttttttttttttgaaataccacaatatttaaacagaacTGCTCAATTTTCCCAAATTAATCATTATTGCCTTCACAAAAGAACAGTGGTTCAAACTTCCAATAGAGTCATCTCTATGGTCCAAAAGAGTAATAAGTCCTTATTGTCATTAGCAGGGACAGAAGAGGAGCTGAGACGACTGGAAGAGGTCCTCATGGTTTCACTGGTCTTTTCTGTTTGGTATCTTGTTCTCCAGATCTTCCACTACTTTCTGCAGAAGTCGTGTGTCCAAGTGGAAGAAGATGTACAATTCCCTTTCCTGCCGGAGCAAGGGATTGCGTTCTAGCTGAGAGCGCTTTGCCTTGACTTCTCCCAGGATTTCCTGCATCACTTGTTGTAGATTCTTCAACTGAGAATCAACTTCTACAAGTTTCAGTGTCAGTTCCTGTCCAGGGGGAGGAGAGCCATATGAGAAAAGTACATAAGGATCAATCTAatcaaactatttaaaaaaatgttttaggtttttcacaagtatttttctaaacaaatgtTCCACATTCACCACTTTACATGGGCTGTTAACTAGGCAAgagctattattttatttgaaaacacaaaaaatagcTTGAAAGTGTTTTTCTAACTGCAAGTTTTCTACACACATCTTAGTTCCTGTGTGTTCTTCTCCACAAGGCAGCCTGATGGGAACCTGTTCATGACTTGGCAGAAAATACTCTAAATGCAGCTCAGTAACACATGCCAACAAAACTGATGACTCACCACTACTAAGCAGTACAATGTCCACGTTTTAAGGATGTTTATCTACAAGTAAGACAAACAGCTTGGTGCcttaggaatttttttttattttttattacatagaTCCGCAGTGTTCTGTCTCCCCATTATAGTCATGACAAGGTTGGTCCAGACAATAAAAAGATGAACAATCACTTATTGAAGCTATAGTACTACTACATTCTGGCAAACAAGACtgtacaaaattttaattactGTTTAATTAACTAGTTAGTCATAATCAAACAATGATTCTAGggggaaataaatatttccttcttccacagtaaataattaattatacCAATTAATTCAGAAACTTGGCTATATGTTTAACAGAAATAACACAGATTTTCTCTAGAGACTCCCTTATTATCCAGAACCGTATAACCCAAAGTGTGACACTGCACCACACAGGAGCCAATAAAAAGAATGGTACTACCAGCTTCCCTCACCCAGAGTGACCAATGATTGTAAAATGAACAGACTCACGTTAAGAGCTGGGAATAAAGCATGGCAGATTAagagaagtgaaaagaaaaacacccacCTGTGCATTGGGACAAAGAGAGTCCTGGTCTGCAGTGGCCGTTGGACGTACCTGAGGGCCTAAGAGCAACTGCTGAACTTCAGTGTATGTGGCCCTGTGGAGCGCTTCGCAGTCGCTATACAGACGAGCGGCCATGTACTGCTGTTCACGACAGGCACTAGCTACTGAGTCTCGGCTCAACTGGATGTTGGTCTTTAGGTTTTGGGCCGCTTGATCCAAACCTTGATACGTTCGAAAAGGCTCTGATCGACCGCAGTCTGAGTCATGGTCAAGGATCTGAAGAAGtctgagaagaaaaagcaacataCAAGAATGAGACATCATTTGTTAAAAGGCAAGTTGTGGTTGGCAAGGAAAATCTGTAGTTGTAGCAGCACAGAATTGCATAAGCTCATACCAAACATGTTACCAAATGGTTATTTTTACATCTACCAGAAGATGTGActtaaagcagtggtccccaaccaccgggccgcacaagaaataattaaatatgtccgttctatgtattgagtctggaggagcttttattttaaaaatcctaaaccggatgctgtcggttacatCTTGCGctccaacatgcagcagaatgagtaagaaacaacagcATCGGTCTCGATCGCCCCCCCATCTGCAGAAAATTTAAGAAaggttgaccggtccgctctactaaaaaggttggggaccactgacttaaagaacaaaactaaGTGATACACGTACAAGCAAAATCCTGACATTTGAAACACAAATTCCAGCTTAAAAGTTGTTCTAAAGCAAATGTCAAAGACAAAGACAGTAACCCACTCCAGAGCCAaagattagaaaataaaacacattctttGCTTAGTTTTGCTGAAATTCTGCATGGTTTTTGCAATGTTGTTTAATCCCGTCCAGTTTAGTAAGTGAAGACTATCCACACTATATTTCAAACTCTGGTCACTGATCTTTTTCTccctgaaactgaaaaaagtctTACCTGCATAAGGCAACATCCTGGGAGCTAATGATTGGGTTGGGTCTCGGGTTGATAACCAGGTCTGGGTGAGCCAAGGACTCTATTCGCAGAGATGCTGCCTTGTCTTCCTCAGACAGTCTGCTATCAATTTCCATCAGCTGATTCTGGCAGCACTTCCATCTTCTAAACTCCAGCTCATGAGCCAAGAGGAGCAAGTCAAAGGACACTTTCTGACGAAGTAAATAGTCACGCACCTATGCGATGAGATTGATCTTAATCAGTTATTAAATTGTGAAGCACATTTCTAGTATCACAAAATAGCAATTTATTTTGACAGGGAAATTGATAATATAGTGGATAACATATGGCTAAATATGACATAAAGCTTTCAGAACTCCTGTTAGGTACTGCAAAAAGACTTTCAGACTGCTGTGAAGGTCCACCTTCCAGCAGGTGGACCTGCAATGTCCAACCAGACATGTAACcagagttaaaatgaaaaagcttAGATCAAAGCACATTCAATTTATCATATCTAGATATCAATATAATTGAGACTAAGTTCccagacttgaaaactgatgttcagaGATACTCTCTATCCAATGAAGACTGGaattgtttttgcagaaaaaaagcaaagactTAAATTTCCAGATCCGAAATGTTGGTAGAGATCTACTCCAAATCATTTGAAGTGGAGCAAAAAGTGGGTCTAGAAAATTTTAACACAACATACGAATTGTTTGATCCTTGGCCCACGAACGGATTAACAAGCATCACATGAATCCTAATATGGTATTTCAGAGTATATTGACCTTCCCAAAGTGTTAAATAATGTGAAATCAGTATATTAAGCGACTCACCTGGTCCTGCCTAGAAATGTAGTAGTTTTGCCTGGCAAGTTGTAGTGCTAGGTCTCCCCTCACCACAGGAACATTCAGCAGCCTGGCCGACTCTCTAAGAGCAGAAGGCACCGGTCCATTAAGCAGTGCTTCTAGCTCAGCCTCCACAGCTTGCAGCTCTTTCTTAGTAACGACATCACGCATGTGCAGGGAGGAAGAAGTTGAAATGCTCTGCGAGGATGACAATAACAGACACAAAGGTAAGTTTTAAAGACAAATCAGGATCAACAAAGCTTTAGTATTAATTTGTTCACAGCACATCaccttaatttattttacctttgtatGACGAGCCTTTTCTGAGAGCCAGTCCAAGCCAGCCTTGACAGCCTTCTCTTCTGCCAAAGCCTGCATCAGCTGGTGCTCAGCCACAATATGCGACCACTGAAGTCGGGCCATTTCTGTCCTCCTCTGCTCAACCACGCGACCTCCACTTGATTCACTTTTATAATCAGTATTCTTCTCCTTTTCATCTTCATAAGAGCTGAGGTCAAGCACCTGGAAGTGCTCAGAACATGATGCTTCGACAATGTCCGATATGCcatgaaaaaaatgcttctgaGTGAAGGCAGTGAGCGTTTTTGTGTTGAGCGCCTCCTGATTTAAGTAGGGATCCAAAGACAGCTGAGAGAGGAGAACTTTCGGCTTTTGGGAAATGGAAGGTTTTAACTGGTCCGCTTTTTGTCTAGCTTCTGGCTGAGGGAGGAACGATCCAACCCTGCCAACCTCATCTCTTAGGTTTTGCAACACTGCGTTGGTGTCAGCATTCTCTGCTCCAATTGACGCAATAGCTTCCTTAAGCTTGCATGCAGCATGGTCCAGCTCAGCACCAAGTTGCAAGTCAACATCCGCATGGGATGTGGCTGCCACCTGCAGCTTGTTGTAGCGCCGCTGTTTTAACTCCTTCTCTTTACACAGCGCCTGGATTTCTGCCTCCAAGTCTTCTATAACGAAATCCCCCTCCACCACAAACACAGAGGACGAAGAACGATGTCCCAAGATGTTTGTGCTGCTCCCATCAGACGGCCCGATGGTTTTGAGAACCTCTGCCAGAGACGTTTCATCCAGGATATGTTTGCCAGACTTCTGCAACTCCTGAAACGCAACCGCCTCCTCTGTGGTCAGAACGTTCCTTTGGTTGAGGGTGCGACAGACGAAGCGCAAGAAATGAAGGTTCTCCGGGGCGCAGTCGAACAGCCAATCAAACTCAGAAGCCTGCAGTGAAGCTGAACCAGGATATCCCAGACGGCCCAGGGCCTCCACAAACTGGGCACCGTTTAACATGTTTAACCTTACACTGTGCTGCTCAGTCATCCAGCAGCACAATGCATAACAAGAGTAATGACAGTCAGAAGagacattgaaataaataaatgcattaatgAGCTTTTGAATTTAGATTAAGCACATGtttattaaagattaaattaagcTGATCAAGCAAAAGATGGCCAATTTCCATCTGTAGCTCACTGGCTGGAGAGTATCTCCAAATATTACATTCACTGTCTATGAAAGTTAAGTTCATGCTAAGTATTATTTTTGACTCTTTCGACTGTTTAATAATAACCACCTAAGTAGGTCAGTATAAtgtatatacatacacatatacacacacacacatgatttTACATCCTATGATAATTAGCAGGTCTGAtactttgtagaaaaaaatagaattgaAACTTCACTAGATGCAAAGGCAAGTTAAGTCTGTCAGAGGTATAAAAAACGAAACTTTAGGCAAAGTTAGTGCGTCTTTGTATATTCTTCATTTGATATTATCGGTATCCTGGCGAGAAGATGTCTAAATGTCATACAATTAACTGGTTATCATTACATGAACACAACAAGGCCAAACTGTTCACATGACGCAGTCGATTAAAACTCTGCGTTGGCACAAATACTGACGTCTAAACATGCGTAATACTCGAAACgaaacatttaaacatcaaatTATTATACATTAGGTGTCAAAATATAAACGTAACACCATTTATGATAAAATGAAAGGTCGTAATGACGAGTTTAGCAACAAACGTTGGCAACTAGCTTGAAAGCTACAAAAAGACAGCTGTAGCGCGTGAGACTGTAGGTGACTAGATTGACAGGTATAATGAGTTTAAccctttggttttgtttgaacTCAATACTTACAGTTCGACTCAAAATGATCCAATTTTATCCGTTAAAAGTTTCAACGAAAGCCTTCCTCGCGCCAACTTTCCAAACTGAACGTCTTGACGTTTTGCGTCATACGTAAAAGGCTGACCTGCTTATTCAACCAATCACATTAGTGTGGGGGAAAGCTCGTGTTCCGCCCActactgcaaataaataaatgaagttacAATCTGACTTATCTCACAACCTCTGCTTATTTAGCAGCTCTTCTGTGAGACTATAGCTACTACTAATACTTCTGGTAAGTcggtaaaaacactaaaacatgtACAGtgaattgtttttggttttgctgttttaattgaAGCATTTTTAAGTCGTTTATACTATCTTGTCACCTGTTAAATTTAGATTCTCTACAAAATATAATTCGCAATTTTTTGACGTACAACCTGAAAAATAAGTGCTTCATATGAgtctcttgttgttttttttttgtttttgtttgtttgtttgtttgtttctttacacctatctcagtttttattctgttaattgAACACGATTTTTATAATCCTTTTGagtgtttcatttttaaccaGGTAATAAATTACCACTACTTTCATGTGATTCTGCCTGTTTGATCTCTCTCCGCAGCCCTGAGTAAGTCACCATGGTTCAGGCTAAGTCATGGGTTATGGTCAAGCATTTCGATGGCTTCCCAAAGAACAGCGACTTCCAGCTCAAGGTGGAGGAGGTACCTGAGCCTAAAGACGGAGGCAAGAATAGATCCCTCATTCTGTGTCTGCAAGACTGAAGAACagcaaaaaagttatttgtctCTAATGTTGCTTATTCTAATAAAATGTGATCCATCTTGGTTTTGTTACAGAGGTGCTGATAGAAGCGGTATTTCTCAGTGTGGATCCATACATGAGGTACAATGACATGCATCCAGATTTGACAATATTACCAGTTGTTACTAAATCACCTCAGAATAACTTAATTATCATGCATTAAGTctatatttctcttttattcagACCTTTCAGCAAACTCTACATGAAGGAAGGGGATGTTATGATCGGAACTCAAGTGGCAAAGTAAGGAAAACTTTCTTAGACTCAGAAAAGGCCCTTTGTtgacagattttaaatgtgtacataaaagaactttaaattatGTTCACTTCCTATTTCAAGAATATAATATCAGTTTTCCACATCCTATATATACAAAGGTTTTGATTCATGAACACTAGGTATATTGTTCAGTAATGCCAGTAAAAGTTCCACATTAGTTTTGCTTTTAGCAAACTAATGTCTTTGCTTTCTCAGAGGATTTTAAGAACtgtattactaaaatattctttcttttGAATGCTTTTATGTATTGCAAAAAGACATTTCTATTTATAAATCTACGCCTGTCCCGAATGAACGCTTTGAACTTTTCACTTATGGTGCTTAACATGTGTAACAGGGTTGTTATCAGGTGAAGGCGGAGCAACTCGTAGTAGAGTCCTTTGTTTGCAAGCCATTAAGTGTAGCAGCATGATTTATGTGAAGGAGCATTGCCTcgtataaaaaaatatataacctTTGTGCATACTGCGGTCCTATTCAAGTAGTAGCAAATTTATTCTATTCTCAtccatcatgaaaaaaaaagttaagtaagCTAATTTCCAGCAGAGTCTAGCTAGTACTTAcacagttttagaaaaatattttgatgatattggagtttttatttttatagaagtGTTTATATTCCATGCTGCTATAGTATAAgttataaatttaaaagaaataaaagttggttattacatttctaaactttttagGAAGCTGAACTTAGTTTTCTATTCTTGGTAGACAGTTTATTACCATGACATGCTTTTTAATTTAACGCTATCCAGCCTTGTAAGCTGCAAAACAATAACCGTTCACACAGAAGAACATATCAGGGAATCTGCTCCATCTGTTATAGGATTATATTGATTGACCTTTAATACAGATTAACTCAACAATTCATAATACCCTTCTCTTTCTTGGAAATAACACTTCTAAAGGTTTCCTCTGTACAACAGTGGACACAGAAAGTGTGTACGGCTCTGTGAAAATGTCGAATGAGATAAATgacttcaaaacataaaaagaccTACATTCTGgacaaacaaatctgttatGGGAGgcaaataataaatcaataaagcGTGCAATAAATTTGCACACACCTAAACTAATATGTACCTTGCTGAAGCACCGTCTCATTCAATTCCAGCTTTCAGTCGTCTTTGGTAGGAGTCTATCAAGATCCCACATCTTGACTTGCCAGTACTTGATCACTCTGATTGTGTGGGCCTCTAATTTCCACAACCATATTCAGGTGAATCTGTggattttctgttggatttacATCCGCTCTCTGGCTTGAAGATAAATAACCCCATGAGCATCAAGCTGCCACCAACATATTTcagagtgttgttgttttttttgtgtaaaacatcCCTTTTTAGAATCGCAACCCAAAACTTGATGACATGATGACAGCAGGCTGCACGTATAGAGGCCATTACTTCTTGATGCAGACATCTGAATAAAAGCAACAAGTggcacaaaatctttttgatcatttgtaacCGAACAGCTGTAGAGTATCATCGAGATGAATAGTCAGACTTTTTTCACTACTCTGTCTGTTTTTCCCTTACTCGATTTTTAACTAATGCAAATGTACCCCATTAACTCAAACACACTTCCAAGAAAGTACAGCTAGTACTGAATTGAACTAAGTTGTAGTTTTAAATTGCACAATGTGAATAGATCTCGAATCACTATCCAACAACTGCTGGCTACTGTTATTTGTAGATTAAGAATCTTAAGGCactttactgtttttctgttttaaattttttttaaatgtgtcaaacACGTCACATTAGTCGGCTCCACACTGAGTGAAGTTGCTTGCTAGAAAGCTGacttgtttttagtttgttttttttttatgttttttcttttttgtttttcatttttgcataGGGTGATCCAAAGTAAAAACTCAGCATTTCCTGTGGGAAGTCACGTTGTGAGTAGCTGTGGATGGAAAACTCACGCCACCAGTGATGGGAAGGACCTCACTCTCCTCATGGCTGACTGGCCCAAGAACGTGCCGATGTCGCTGGCTCTGGGTGCCATCGGCATGCCTGGGTAAGACGGGTGTTAGCtttgttacatttgttttaaggtAAACAGGAACAATTGAGTTACTTGATCTGACTGCCAGGATTATAGTATTATAGACATAAAATAgaagtttcattttcaaaaggaTAGTGATGCATTAAAGCTTTAAGTTCAGGGAGTATAATTGCCATGAGTGCTAAAAAACAAATAGGGAAATAGATTCTGTAATCTGCAACTGTTGATTCCAGCAAAAGAGGAATATAATCTATACACTGTAGAGGTTGATGACTAACTCtgttatggaaaaaaaaaaaagttacaagcTTCTATGCGTGTCAGGAAAAACtctgattttagaaaaatctgttttcccaTTCCCTCCTGCCTGCAGACTGACAGCTCTGTACGGCGTTGAAGCCGTTTTGAAAGTGCAAAAAGGCGAGACTCTGCTGGTGAACGCCGCAGCCGGAGCTGTGGGCACCGTGGTGGGACAGATCGGCAAGATCCATGGCTGCAAGGTGGTGGGTTCAGCCGGGTCAGACGCCAAAGTGGCTTACCTGAAAGAGCTGGGCTTTGATGAGGCTTTCAACTACAAAACTGTCCCGTCCCTGGAGGAGGCGCTGAAGAAGGCAGCTCCAGAAGGATATGACTGcttctttgaaaatgtaagcTGGTATAGCTCCAAATGTCTTTAAACTCCTCCTGTTTTGAAATCTTGTTTCTAACTTGTTGTGGTTTTGTCCTACTTTTAGGTTGGGGGTCAGTTTTCAACATTTGCCCTGCAGCAGATGAAGGAGTTTGGTAGAATAGCTGTGTGCGGCGGTATCTCCACGTACCACGACGCTGCGTACCAAACAGGTGTGTCCCTGtcaaaacttcaaaaacattcatacccttttaaagcttttgttttgttgttgtttttggtcttATATCTACCCTaaactttagtgttttttattggaatttgtAACAGAGCAACAAAAAGCAGTGAACAAACGGTAACAAAACTGgtgtatatttttcaaattgttaaaaaaacttAAGTGTGAAGTTCATAAGTATTCAGCCTTTTCACTCTGATACTTCTGAATaaaattctgtgaaaacagCAGGATCTTTCAAAGCTTTAGTGAACAACCAggatcatgaagaccaaggatcACAACAGACCCGAATAACAAGTTTCAATTGCAGATTACCACAAGCCATGTACAGTCCTGGATAGAAACATGTtgcaaattttacttttttagcccaaagttgcagattttatttttttttttccaaccagaTTTTGTTAGAAATAGATGGATTTTGATGGAGGTCTTTTCACCTTTCACTTTTCTGCCATCCTATTGTTTTTAGGTAGAACgcaatgtcatttttaaagccCATTCACCTATGTTTtacaaaatggtaaataaaaacattttccaagtaACTTGGCAGAGTTTAGACGTAACTCCAAATGAGAAGTTGAGGCTACGCTTGAAAACTGGGGTTCTCTCGTGTTTCAGTATCACCCAGGTTGGgctatttttgtaaagaaaaatgagcTGAATATTTCTATATCTATATCCAAAACTAGAAGAGACGTTTCCCTAAAACACTGATAAGTACATTGGTACTGAAAGCTGGTCATAGCAGTGACTCAAGGAGCTGAACATAAATAAAcggcagatttttatttatggaaatCTTCAGAAGTGTTACGATTTCCTTTTATGCCACAGTTAATTATACTCATACATTTCAATAAGACATGTCAAAGTTCGTGCTTGTAATGTAccaaaatgtgaactttttaaaaaaaaaaaaaaaaacgtattaCCGTAAATATTAAAGGCACTGTGCAttatgcttttcaaaatgtttacatattttgtacaCTAGAGGGCGACCTGGACTTGCTAAACTTCAACAAAAGCTGTGTATTATGCAGAATCCAGCTCTTGTTTCAGCTTTATAATGTTGGATATATCTTTCCCAGGGCCATACCCTCTAACCACCATAAACTGGAAGCAGGTTAAGATAGAAGGCTTCATGCAAAGTAGGTGGCAGAGCGACCATCCCCAGGGGCTCAAGAAACTGATGGGGTGGTACAAAGAGGTATTATTGCTTCTCGCGCTTTTCCGTGAATATTTAAGCCACGTGTCCTTCCATGTGGGCGTAATGTCTGCGTTGTGCCTCCGCAGGGGAAGCTGAAGAGTCGGGAGCACGTCACCAAAGGCTTTGAAAACATGCCAGCTGCTTTCATGGGGATGCTGCAGGGAGAAAACATCGGCAAGGCTATCGTCACTGTTTGATGCCTCACCAAGGGAGGGACCTTCTTACAGAACGCACTCACAGTTTGACAGagcaataataattatttatgatTACCCCAGAAATAAAGTAACTACAAACGTCAAGCTATTAGTcattaatgatttttaaaatgtaaaaaatcttctTATATTCTTGTGCCTTCATGTGCAGTGTGAATGTTATGTCGCTGCACTGACATAATAATTATTCAATATGTATTCACTGTGAGGTTTTGTAttgattaataaatgtttttgttttgttcccagCAGAATGTCCTGTGTGTAATAACTTTCCTCAGTGTCTGAATTGATGTAAAATACTGTCAGGGGCAGGTGCCTGAAATATTAGCATGAGCTCAGTTACGCTTTTGTTGCCAGCGGCTGCCTTTTGTCTGAACAGTAAAAAGACTGCACAATTGAATTTCATTGGGTTGGGGAGATGCTGAGCATCGGGTTCAGGGAAAACACAGGTTGTCCTTCAGGATTGATGTGGATATGAAATTGGCTCTCAAGGCCCCAGGTCCAAGTggttttgtgcatttgtttttttcaattacaaattatttttaactccactgcatttaaacaaatacattattaGGGaatactattttttattttttttttgtcggtacattatttgaaaataaaaatccaaagtgTGCAAGATTTGCTTCTGAATGCCAAAAATCCTAAATTGTTTTGGTATTCACATCCTTTGAAAATGGATGTGAATATCATTTCCACAtccatgtaatatttttttgttgaaatgttacACATAACACCCCTTGTTTTGGggtttactaaaataaaaaaaaaagtcccaaaaaTGTCAGTCACATCAACAACTTTAAACAACttgttaaataattacaaaaaaagcttttatgttGTCATATTGTTCTTTTGCTCCATGGTGTAGTTCTGATGGTCAACATGCCAACTGTTGGTGCTTTTAGAGGAGCAAATGGGTCAAAAATGGGAACTCCGACTGCTCTGTTAGACGTTTGGGCTGCAACAGCTTTGTTAAATCATTCCACACAGGCCAGTCCTGCCCGCATACATTAATGACCCTCGGTAATCTACCACCCAGCTCACCACCCTAACTTTCTTGTGCAACTTTTGATAGATACTGAGCTCTGCAGATCAATCACACTTTCAAAGCTGTAGTTTTGGAGATTCTCTGACACAGTCATGGTCCATGTCGTATGCCTGCCTGTTTTCCCTATTTCTTACACACCAACTTTGAGaacaaaatgctgttttgcTGTTCAATAAGCACACCC from Gambusia affinis linkage group LG18, SWU_Gaff_1.0, whole genome shotgun sequence carries:
- the LOC122820373 gene encoding HAUS augmin-like complex subunit 3 isoform X5, yielding MLNGAQFVEALGRLGYPGSASLQASEFDWLFDCAPENLHFLRFVCRTLNQRNVLTTEEAVAFQELQKSGKHILDETSLAEVLKTIGPSDGSSTNILGHRSSSSVFVVEGDFVIEDLEAEIQALCKEKELKQRRYNKLQVAATSHADVDLQLGAELDHAACKLKEAIASIGAENADTNAVLQNLRDEVGRVGSFLPQPEARQKADQLKPSISQKPKVLLSQLSLDPYLNQEALNTKTLTAFTQKHFFHGISDIVEASCSEHFQVLDLSSYEDEKEKNTDYKSESSGGRVVEQRRTEMARLQWSHIVAEHQLMQALAEEKAVKAGLDWLSEKARHTKSISTSSSLHMRDVVTKKELQAVEAELEALLNGPVPSALRESARLLNVPVVRGDLALQLARQNYYISRQDQVRDYLLRQKVSFDLLLLAHELEFRRWKCCQNQLMEIDSRLSEEDKAASLRIESLAHPDLVINPRPNPIISSQDVALCRLLQILDHDSDCGRSEPFRTYQGLDQAAQNLKTNIQLSRDSVASACREQQYMAARLYSDCEALHRATYTEVQQLLLGPQVRPTATADQDSLCPNAQELTLKLVEVDSQLKNLQQVMQEILGEVKAKRSQLERNPLLRQERELYIFFHLDTRLLQKVVEDLENKIPNRKDQ
- the LOC122820373 gene encoding HAUS augmin-like complex subunit 3 isoform X6: MLNGAQFVEALGRLGYPGSASLQASEFDWLFDCAPENLHFLRFVCRTLNQRNVLTTEEAVAFQELQKSGKHILDETSLAEVLKTIGPSDGSSTNILGHRSSSSVFVVEGDFVIEDLEAEIQALCKEKELKQRRYNKLQVAATSHADVDLQLGAELDHAACKLKEAIASIGAENADTNAVLQNLRDEVGRVGSFLPQPEARQKADQLKPSISQKPKVLLSQLSLDPYLNQEALNTKTLTAFTQKHFFHGISDIVEASCSEHFQVLDLSSYEDEKEKNTDYKSESSGGRVVEQRRTEMARLQWSHIVAEHQLMQALAEEKAVKAGLDWLSEKARHTKSISTSSSLHMRDVVTKKELQAVEAELEALLNGPVPSALRESARLLNVPVVRGDLALQLARQNYYISRQDQVRDYLLRQKVSFDLLLLAHELEFRRWKCCQNQLMEIDSRLSEEDKAASLRIESLAHPDLVINPRPNPIISSQDVALCRLLQILDHDSDCGRSEPFRTYQGLDQAAQNLKTNIQLSRDSVASACREQQYMAARLYSDCEALHRATYTEVQQLLLGPQELTLKLVEVDSQLKNLQQVMQEILGEVKAKRSQLERNPLLRQERELYIFFHLDTRLLQKVVEDLENKIPNRKDQ
- the LOC122820373 gene encoding HAUS augmin-like complex subunit 3 isoform X4 — translated: MTEQHSVRLNMLNGAQFVEALGRLGYPGSASLQASEFDWLFDCAPENLHFLRFVCRTLNQRNVLTTEEAVAFQELQKSGKHILDETSLAEVLKTIGPSDGSSTNILGHRSSSSVFVVEGDFVIEDLEAEIQALCKEKELKQRRYNKLQVAATSHADVDLQLGAELDHAACKLKEAIASIGAENADTNAVLQNLRDEVGRVGSFLPQPEARQKADQLKPSISQKPKVLLSQLSLDPYLNQEALNTKTLTAFTQKHFFHGISDIVEASCSEHFQVLDLSSYEDEKEKNTDYKSESSGGRVVEQRRTEMARLQWSHIVAEHQLMQALAEEKAVKAGLDWLSEKARHTKSISTSSSLHMRDVVTKKELQAVEAELEALLNGPVPSALRESARLLNVPVVRGDLALQLARQNYYISRQDQVRDYLLRQKVSFDLLLLAHELEFRRWKCCQNQLMEIDSRLSEEDKAASLRIESLAHPDLVINPRPNPIISSQDVALCRLLQILDHDSDCGRSEPFRTYQGLDQAAQNLKTNIQLSRDSVASACREQQYMAARLYSDCEALHRATYTEVQQLLLGPQVRPTATADQDSLCPNAQELTLKLVEVDSQLKNLQQVMQEILGEVKAKRSQLERNPLLRQERELYIFFHLDTRLLQKVVEDLENKIPNRKDQ